One window of Papaver somniferum cultivar HN1 chromosome 9, ASM357369v1, whole genome shotgun sequence genomic DNA carries:
- the LOC113308972 gene encoding probable NAD kinase 2, chloroplastic, which yields MLMCKSPPKTVLLLKKLGNELLEEAKEVASFPYYQEKMNVLVEPDVHDVFARIPGFGFIQTFYSQDTSDLHERVDFVAC from the exons ATGCTAATGTGCAAATCCCCACCCAAAACTGTATTATTGCTTAAAAAGCTGGGAAATGAGCTGCTTGAAGAAGCTAAAGAG GTTGCCTCTTTTCCGTACTACCAAGAGAAAATGAATGTCCTTGTAGAACCTGATGTGCACGACGTATTTGCAAGAATCCCAGGATTTGGTTTTATTCAGACCTTTTACAGTCAAGATACCAG TGACCTTCACGAAAGAGTAGACTTTGTAGCTTGTTAG